In one Kitasatospora cineracea genomic region, the following are encoded:
- a CDS encoding PadR family transcriptional regulator: MRLPLLALLATGPAHGYQLRRALESTFGPAYSRTNDGQVYVTLGRLEKSGLIEGEDVAQDGRPAKRVFALTDDGRRALADWFARPSDGAKVREEFFLKLVLAPRTRLADPRTLIDLQRSYCLAAIRGLHATADQSPDHGVSRLLIEGEVLHLQAELDWLERCQQELT, from the coding sequence GTGCGGCTTCCGCTCCTCGCGCTGCTTGCCACCGGCCCGGCGCACGGCTACCAGCTCCGCAGAGCCCTGGAGTCCACGTTCGGCCCGGCCTACTCGCGCACCAACGACGGGCAGGTCTACGTCACGCTCGGCCGGCTGGAGAAGTCCGGCCTGATCGAAGGGGAGGACGTCGCCCAGGACGGGCGCCCGGCCAAACGCGTCTTCGCCCTCACCGACGACGGCAGACGAGCCCTCGCCGACTGGTTCGCCCGCCCGTCCGACGGGGCCAAGGTCCGCGAGGAGTTCTTCCTCAAACTCGTCCTCGCCCCGCGCACCCGTCTCGCCGATCCACGCACCTTGATCGACCTCCAACGCTCGTACTGCCTCGCCGCCATCCGCGGCCTGCACGCCACCGCCGACCAGTCCCCCGATCACGGCGTCTCACGCCTGTTGATCGAGGGCGAGGTCCTGCACCTCCAGGCCGAACTCGACTGGCTGGAGCGCTGCCAACAGGAACTCACCTGA
- a CDS encoding TetR/AcrR family transcriptional regulator: MATKRASQVKKSVWLTPGPVRGRRSPRAGEGGPGSLDREVIVAAAIGLLDAQGEAKFSMRALAARLDVTPMSLYWYVADKDDLLELALDVVAGEMALPEPGDGSDWQSGLRALAVTWRAAMLAHPWAVRIYADYLNIGPNSVRFSARALEIVRTSPLSETDAMAALSAIFQYTYGFTSTEVNWAEKADQAGTTTEGLVAEITEAVRDLPGVADSGVLVERPSEPEHLIREREFHRALDWLLTGMQSSLP; the protein is encoded by the coding sequence GTGGCCACCAAGCGAGCCTCGCAGGTCAAGAAGAGCGTGTGGCTCACCCCCGGCCCCGTCCGGGGCCGCCGCTCCCCGCGGGCCGGCGAGGGCGGTCCGGGCAGCCTGGACCGCGAGGTGATCGTCGCCGCGGCGATCGGCCTGCTGGACGCCCAGGGCGAGGCGAAGTTCTCGATGCGCGCCCTGGCCGCCCGGCTCGACGTCACGCCGATGTCCCTGTACTGGTACGTCGCCGACAAGGACGACCTGCTGGAGCTCGCCCTGGACGTGGTGGCCGGCGAGATGGCGCTGCCCGAGCCGGGCGACGGCTCCGACTGGCAATCCGGCCTGCGCGCCCTCGCCGTGACGTGGCGGGCAGCGATGCTGGCGCACCCCTGGGCGGTGCGGATCTACGCCGACTACCTGAACATCGGGCCGAACTCGGTCCGGTTCTCCGCCCGCGCCTTGGAGATCGTCCGCACCTCCCCGCTCTCCGAGACCGACGCCATGGCCGCCCTCTCCGCGATCTTCCAGTACACCTACGGCTTCACCTCCACCGAGGTCAACTGGGCCGAGAAGGCCGACCAGGCCGGCACCACCACCGAGGGCCTGGTCGCCGAGATCACCGAGGCCGTCCGCGACCTCCCGGGCGTCGCCGACTCCGGCGTCCTCGTCGAACGCCCCAGCGAGCCCGAACACCTGATCCGCGAACGCGAGTTCCACCGAGCCCTGGACTGGCTCCTCACCGGCATGCAATCCTCCCTCCCCTGA
- a CDS encoding MFS transporter, producing MSQPSVPLPIAPHPRRWVILAVVCLATLVVLLDNTVLNVAIPSLTEDLGAGTADIQWMINAYALVQSGLLLTAGSLSDRYGRKRALLVGLALFGLGSAAAALAQTSGQLIAARAGMGIGGALLMTTTLAVVMQVFQGPEVPKAIGIWGAVSSLGFAGGPLLGGVLLAHFWWGSIFLINVPVALLGLVAVARLLPESKDPSGRRPDVPGAVLSTVGMVGLVYAIISGPVHGWGSGPVLLAAGVGLAALAGFVAWEVHTPTPMLDMGFFRNRRFNGAVAGGILVAFGMAGSLFLLTQYLQLVLGYRPLEAGLRMSPLALVIVLLNLSGVGARLLPKIGFAGAVAIGMGLLAGGLAVVAAMGSGHGYPGLLAGLLLMGCGIAIASPAMAAAVMGAIPPERAGAGAGVQGTVTEFGGGLGVAVLGAVLGSRFAAGLPGSVPASAAKSLPEALAAAPDEAARTAVRDAFAHGLTGSQLIGAAAVLLGGLLSAALLYRADRPAPGAPAAPQGQDAVPAAH from the coding sequence TTGTCCCAGCCGTCCGTCCCCCTGCCCATCGCCCCGCACCCCCGGCGGTGGGTCATCCTGGCGGTGGTCTGCCTGGCCACGCTGGTGGTGCTGCTCGACAACACCGTGCTCAACGTGGCCATCCCCTCCCTGACGGAGGACTTGGGCGCGGGCACGGCCGACATCCAGTGGATGATCAACGCCTACGCGCTGGTCCAGTCCGGCCTGCTGCTGACGGCCGGCAGCCTGTCCGACCGGTACGGGCGCAAGCGCGCCCTGCTGGTCGGCCTGGCGCTGTTCGGCCTGGGGTCGGCGGCGGCCGCCCTCGCCCAGACCTCCGGGCAGCTGATCGCCGCCCGGGCCGGCATGGGCATCGGCGGCGCGCTGCTGATGACCACCACGCTGGCGGTGGTGATGCAGGTATTCCAGGGCCCCGAGGTGCCGAAGGCGATCGGCATCTGGGGGGCCGTCAGCTCGCTGGGCTTCGCGGGCGGCCCGCTGCTCGGCGGCGTGCTGCTGGCGCACTTCTGGTGGGGTTCGATCTTCCTGATCAACGTCCCGGTGGCGCTGCTCGGCCTGGTCGCGGTCGCCCGCCTGCTCCCGGAGAGCAAGGACCCTTCGGGCCGCCGGCCGGACGTACCGGGTGCGGTGCTGTCCACCGTCGGCATGGTCGGCCTGGTGTACGCGATCATCTCCGGTCCGGTGCACGGCTGGGGCTCCGGTCCGGTGCTGCTCGCGGCGGGGGTCGGCCTGGCCGCGCTGGCGGGCTTCGTCGCCTGGGAGGTGCACACCCCCACCCCGATGCTGGACATGGGCTTCTTCCGGAACCGGCGCTTCAACGGCGCGGTGGCGGGCGGCATCCTGGTCGCCTTCGGCATGGCCGGCTCGCTGTTCCTGCTCACCCAGTACTTGCAGCTGGTGCTCGGCTACCGGCCGTTGGAGGCGGGCTTGCGGATGTCGCCGCTGGCCCTGGTGATCGTGCTGCTGAACCTGTCCGGCGTCGGCGCCCGCCTGCTGCCGAAGATCGGCTTCGCGGGTGCCGTCGCCATCGGCATGGGGCTGCTGGCGGGCGGCCTGGCCGTGGTCGCCGCGATGGGCTCGGGCCACGGGTACCCGGGGCTGCTGGCCGGCCTGCTGCTGATGGGCTGCGGCATCGCCATCGCCAGCCCGGCGATGGCGGCGGCCGTGATGGGCGCCATCCCGCCGGAGCGGGCGGGGGCCGGCGCGGGCGTGCAGGGCACGGTCACCGAGTTCGGCGGCGGCCTGGGCGTCGCGGTGCTCGGCGCGGTGCTCGGCTCCCGGTTCGCGGCGGGCCTGCCGGGGTCGGTCCCGGCCTCGGCGGCGAAGTCGCTGCCGGAGGCGCTGGCCGCCGCCCCGGACGAGGCCGCCCGCACCGCGGTGCGGGACGCCTTCGCCCACGGCCTGACGGGCAGCCAGCTGATCGGCGCGGCGGCCGTCCTGCTCGGTGGCCTGCTCTCCGCAGCCCTGCTGTACCGGGCCGACCGCCCGGCCCCGGGAGCGCCCGCCGCCCCGCAGGGGCAGGACGCCGTCCCGGCCGCGCACTGA
- a CDS encoding 4'-phosphopantetheinyl transferase family protein, whose product MTPDLAGARYRRLPTSAGPVDLWWHVSPRRPPLRGRALLEHAVAAHCARPTAEVTVVADPLGRPALPLSGFPPLRLSAAHSGPVTVAAVLPVRHPGTLLGVDVEHLAAPPSAQLLDLALTAAERAALAELPPALRLSGFLSLWTAKEAVAKAVGWPLLLALVDVEIGLRPRPVLARLGRDRAPRGWLLVPLQLPGRPHTATLALHDPPQRLRPSRPHRPPLRPCRSPNPRREHPPWTSPGTSP is encoded by the coding sequence ATGACCCCCGACCTGGCCGGCGCCCGGTACCGCCGGCTGCCCACCTCCGCGGGGCCGGTCGACCTCTGGTGGCACGTCAGCCCGCGGCGGCCGCCGCTCCGCGGGCGGGCGCTACTGGAGCACGCCGTCGCCGCCCACTGCGCCCGTCCGACGGCCGAGGTGACCGTGGTGGCCGACCCGCTCGGCCGTCCGGCGCTGCCGCTGAGCGGTTTCCCGCCGCTGCGCCTGTCCGCCGCGCACAGCGGGCCGGTCACCGTGGCGGCGGTGCTCCCCGTCCGGCACCCCGGGACGCTGCTGGGCGTCGACGTCGAGCACCTGGCCGCGCCGCCGTCCGCGCAGTTGCTGGACCTGGCCCTGACCGCCGCCGAGCGGGCCGCGCTGGCCGAACTGCCGCCCGCGCTGCGGCTGTCGGGCTTCCTCTCGCTCTGGACGGCGAAGGAGGCGGTGGCCAAGGCCGTCGGCTGGCCGCTGCTGCTGGCCCTGGTGGACGTGGAGATCGGCCTGCGCCCCCGGCCGGTGCTGGCCCGGCTGGGCCGGGACCGGGCCCCGCGCGGCTGGCTGCTGGTGCCGTTGCAGCTGCCCGGCCGCCCGCACACCGCCACCCTCGCCCTGCACGACCCGCCCCAGCGGCTCCGACCGTCCCGGCCGCACCGCCCGCCCCTCCGTCCCTGCCGCTCGCCCAACCCCCGACGGGAGCACCCCCCATGGACCTCACCGGGAACGTCGCCCTGA
- a CDS encoding glycoside hydrolase family 13 protein, translating into MITSVVPTDPPHAAETVADSAVLTADGTFPEERAVAAAPDALWWRDAVIYQVYVRSFQDSNGDGIGDLPGVRARLPYLKRLGVDGVWLNPFYPSPQHDHGYDVADYKGVDPMFGTLEDFDLLVEDCRKLGLRLVLDTVPNHCSAEHPWFLEALAAAPGSTSRARFHFADGRGTDGELPPNNWRAMFGGPAWSRITEPDGTPGQWYLHMFTPEQPDLNWRNPEVPVEFEKVLRFWLDRGVDGFRIDVAAGLFKHPELPDSPDPDADERTRDSVNPLAWNQPEVHEVWRSWRAICEEYTALDGRQRLLVGEASVPTPAEQAMYVRGDELHQAFFFHLLHAPWDSEHFHQVIDAAVRDITATGSTVTWVLNNHDQVRTTTRFGSPERARAAALLMLSLPGAAYLYQGEELGLPEVDDLPDEVITDPIFHRTGNRKGIRDGCRVPLPWAGTRAPYGFSPEGSAPTWLPQPASFARHTAERALADHTSPYHLYREALHLRRLLPQLGEGTLRWIETPPNVLAFVRGDGLLVATNFGTVPAPAPVTGQPLLSSGPCPAGVLPPATTAWWILPRR; encoded by the coding sequence ATGATCACTTCCGTCGTCCCCACCGACCCGCCGCACGCCGCGGAGACCGTCGCGGACTCCGCCGTCCTCACCGCGGACGGCACGTTCCCGGAAGAACGGGCGGTCGCCGCCGCCCCCGACGCGCTGTGGTGGCGCGACGCGGTGATCTACCAGGTGTACGTGCGCAGTTTCCAGGACTCCAACGGCGACGGCATCGGCGACCTGCCGGGCGTGCGGGCCCGGCTGCCGTACCTGAAGCGGCTGGGCGTGGACGGGGTCTGGTTGAACCCGTTCTACCCGTCGCCGCAGCACGACCACGGCTACGACGTGGCCGACTACAAGGGCGTGGACCCGATGTTCGGCACCCTGGAGGACTTCGACCTGCTGGTCGAGGACTGCCGCAAGCTGGGCCTGCGCCTGGTGCTGGACACCGTGCCCAACCACTGTTCGGCCGAGCACCCGTGGTTCCTGGAGGCGCTGGCCGCCGCCCCGGGGTCGACGTCCCGGGCCCGGTTCCACTTCGCGGACGGCCGCGGCACCGACGGCGAGCTGCCGCCGAACAACTGGCGGGCGATGTTCGGCGGCCCGGCCTGGTCCCGGATCACCGAGCCGGACGGCACCCCGGGCCAGTGGTACCTGCACATGTTCACCCCGGAGCAGCCGGACCTGAACTGGCGCAACCCCGAGGTGCCGGTCGAGTTCGAGAAGGTGCTGCGGTTCTGGCTGGACCGGGGCGTGGACGGTTTCCGGATCGACGTCGCCGCGGGCCTGTTCAAGCACCCGGAGCTGCCGGACTCCCCGGACCCGGACGCCGACGAGCGGACCCGCGACTCGGTGAACCCGCTGGCCTGGAACCAGCCGGAGGTGCACGAGGTGTGGCGCTCCTGGCGGGCGATCTGCGAGGAGTACACGGCGCTGGACGGGCGGCAGCGGCTGCTGGTCGGCGAGGCGTCCGTGCCGACCCCGGCCGAGCAGGCCATGTACGTGCGCGGGGACGAGCTGCACCAGGCGTTCTTCTTCCACCTGCTGCACGCGCCGTGGGACTCCGAGCACTTCCACCAGGTGATCGACGCGGCGGTGCGGGACATCACGGCGACCGGCTCGACCGTCACCTGGGTGCTGAACAACCACGACCAGGTCCGCACCACGACGCGCTTCGGCAGCCCGGAGCGGGCCCGGGCGGCGGCGCTGCTGATGCTGTCGCTGCCGGGCGCGGCGTACCTGTACCAGGGCGAGGAGCTGGGCCTGCCGGAGGTCGACGACCTGCCGGACGAGGTGATCACCGACCCGATCTTCCACCGCACCGGTAACCGCAAGGGCATCCGGGACGGCTGCCGCGTCCCGCTGCCGTGGGCCGGGACCAGGGCGCCGTACGGGTTCAGCCCGGAGGGTTCGGCGCCGACCTGGCTGCCGCAGCCTGCCTCGTTCGCCCGGCACACCGCGGAGCGGGCGCTGGCCGACCACACCTCGCCGTACCACCTGTACCGGGAGGCGCTGCACCTGCGCCGGCTGCTGCCGCAGCTGGGCGAGGGCACGCTGCGTTGGATCGAGACGCCGCCGAACGTGCTGGCCTTCGTCCGGGGCGACGGCCTGCTGGTGGCGACCAACTTCGGCACCGTCCCGGCCCCGGCGCCGGTCACCGGCCAGCCGCTGCTGTCCTCCGGCCCGTGCCCGGCGGGGGTGCTGCCGCCGGCCACCACGGCCTGGTGGATCCTGCCCCGCCGCTGA
- a CDS encoding SDR family NAD(P)-dependent oxidoreductase gives MDLTGNVALITGGTRGIGLAIAHTLHAHGARLLLTGRSERSGRAALDRLGGGPDLAFHPADATVRAEAEGAVDEAVRRYGHLDVVVNNVGGATDFATVADITDEVWHGTFALNLDSALHTTRRALAHLLPQRSGRIVNIASVEGRDPDPGLCAYAAAKHALIGLTRVLAKEVGGYGVTANCVCPGAVETDWFTEQGPRAAEVLGTDYPGLVRHFTGRTVTGRLTRPDEVAAAVLLLASPAGAGITGACIPVDGGATG, from the coding sequence ATGGACCTCACCGGGAACGTCGCCCTGATCACCGGCGGCACCCGCGGCATCGGTCTCGCCATCGCCCACACCCTGCACGCCCACGGCGCCCGGCTGCTGCTCACCGGCCGTTCCGAGCGCAGCGGCCGGGCCGCTCTCGACCGGCTGGGCGGTGGGCCGGACCTCGCCTTCCACCCGGCCGACGCCACCGTCCGGGCCGAGGCCGAGGGCGCGGTGGACGAGGCGGTGCGGCGGTACGGGCACCTGGACGTGGTGGTCAACAACGTCGGCGGCGCCACCGACTTCGCCACCGTCGCCGACATCACCGACGAGGTGTGGCACGGGACGTTCGCCCTCAACCTCGACTCCGCGCTGCACACCACCCGCCGGGCGCTGGCCCACCTGCTGCCGCAGCGCTCCGGACGGATCGTCAACATCGCCTCCGTCGAGGGCCGCGACCCGGACCCGGGGCTGTGCGCGTACGCCGCCGCCAAGCACGCGCTGATCGGGCTGACCAGGGTGCTGGCCAAGGAGGTCGGGGGGTACGGGGTCACCGCCAACTGCGTCTGCCCGGGCGCGGTGGAGACCGACTGGTTCACCGAGCAGGGGCCGCGGGCGGCGGAGGTGCTCGGCACCGACTACCCGGGGCTGGTGCGGCACTTCACCGGCCGCACCGTCACCGGCCGGCTGACCCGCCCGGACGAGGTGGCCGCGGCGGTGCTGCTGCTGGCCTCCCCGGCGGGCGCGGGCATCACCGGCGCCTGCATCCCGGTCGACGGCGGTGCCACCGGCTGA